In Setaria italica strain Yugu1 chromosome I, Setaria_italica_v2.0, whole genome shotgun sequence, the genomic window AACATAATTGTTGGATTATCAATGATGTGGAAAAAGTGAGAGAAATATGGATTTTGATGATGcagagaaggaagagggagGTAAGAGAATTGTTTCACAAACTTATCTCGCTCATAAGCTAAAAGTTTGAACTACGAGACTACTCTAGCATCACTGTAGCATTTCTTgttctatgcacaaattaagcaAATAATGATCTTCTGCCAAACCACCTTAAAAGATAACTAATTGCAAGAGTGATCATCGTATGTCAATATACGCAACAACGCgcaagatgaaaaaaaaaagtcttcGGTGGGTCCTTTATTAATTTTTATAAAAGGAATTAACTAATTGCATGGGCCCTTCAATCTCTTTAATCCGCGCCCGTAATCCTCGTCAGGTCCAACCAATGACTTAACCAAGCACTCCAATCAATACAGCTTAGCCTTAATCCATGACGCGAGCCATTTGCCGGTTGTCTTCTTCCTTTTACGCTTGTTTAATCAACTTGCGCTTTGTTTCGCGGTTTCCACCCCTCTTATCTACGCGAAAGTAAGCCGCCGTCCGTGTGATCCAATGCAAACAAACCGATCGGCGACTTCTATACTATATCCCTGTGCTCTTTCACGGCAAGTACGGTCAGAGTACGGCTCTAAAAGTATCGGGTAGCTTGGCGTTGTCGCGCCTCCATTGCGTCGCCCGCCAGCTGCTTCCCATTTTTTGATTTGGGCACTGATCAGCTAGCTGATGCGGCTCTGAGCACTTTGGGATGACATGCGCGCGCGGGGTGAATGGATGCATGCTGCGTAGGATATCACGACGGCGTCAGGGAGGTTTTCTATTGAAGTGGTTGGGGCTCTTAGGTCAGTCTCGAACTGCCGACTTGTTGCTGGCTGGTAGTGCTAGTGCTCCCTGTCTCATGTTCTCCTCCCACATCgttagcactcggcaatttgCGTACCATCGAGTTGTTCAGAGTTTGGACTGGAAGGAGAGAGCTGACCTTTCTGATCGATCGGTAGGGCCGCACGTGCTAGATCGAGATGGCGATGCCATACCAGCTGACGGTTAGCGAAGCAGCTGCAGAACGCACAGATCGATTCGTTGTGCGTGCCCTCCGCCAGCAGTTGGAACCGAACAGAGCAGACCAGGGCACCAGGCATTTCTGTTGCGATTCCGCCGAATGATTTCGACGGCAACTGGCCGGCCAGCGGCGTCCTCACCACGGAGTTTGCATCAAATCGTGTTAAATTAGAACGTCGAGTGTCGTACGGTACGTCCTCTCGGTGATTCGTTCGTATTTTAGCCTTTTGACGGAGATTGCGTCTGCCTACCGGGATAACAATAATCCAGATAAGAAAGCCTAGTCCGGCGTTGCGGTCCCACGACGCGGGCACTGCTGGTCCGTCAATTGTTGTTACTTTTGGCTGGAAGGAAGGAGGGAAAGCAAGCCACGGCACTTCGGCCGACCGACGATCTCCGTACCGTGCCGTACTGCTGGTCTACTACCGCCACCCAGCTAATGAGAGGCTTGCGGTGGAGTAAGCAGGGAGGGGACTCGCAGGTCAAGCCCCATCTCCTCCATCCATTTAAAGCGAGCTTTCTTGGACCATCCAAAAGGTTGAATTCAGAGCGAGTTTTATCAACTTtcgtttattttttttttctttacaaagATGCCATTTTCAGTTTCTTGATTGACTCAGATGCAGAGCATTTCTCACGTGGAACATGGGGGCAGATTTCAAACTGATCACATCGTCATGTAGTTGACAAAAGCAGCTTAGATAATCTGCGAAAAATCTCCCCGTGTTCCCGTACAataattcttttcttttctgaaaccGGACGATATTGGTAACCTTTCTTGAGACGAATCCACATGTTCACTCTATGAATGAAAGATGATTGTAGTTGTCAAGGAAGCGTGGAGATAAAATGTAAGACCATCTAGCCGTGTCACCGGTTGATGTTCCTGAATGGCGTCCATTAACATTTTCCCATATATGAAAATCCAATTTATTCTTCCACTTCGTTATCCATTTTACCACCATCCATAGCTTCGATGCTACAGGACTCTGGTCGATATGTCCCGAATTTTCCCCTCGAATGGCATACCCTGAAATGGCACTGAATGGAGTGGCAATTCATGAACTCCTCTATCCCTCCTTAGATTATCTTAAAAAAATTTCATTGCAacttaaactttagataccttCCAATAGCACTGAAACGCCAAAAATATTAAATTCTTGACATGACATTTTGATTTTACCTTATCAATGATCAATGCAGAGACAAGAGACAACCTCCACCCTGGGTACTAAGAAACTTCGGATatatttggtagagctccatcttaTTCTAATTATCTGTGGGAGTTGATTCTCCAAGAGAATTGATtatgtggctgaaagtgattcttttttattctttagtataaactcttaaaatcaagatggagaatcacttcacagaatcaggagaagccaGCCTCTTAATTCATTTCAGATAATTATTTTACAGGATCAGCGGAGAACTTATACGTGGGAGCTATGCCAAACACAGCCTTCTTTAGCATCGCACTTCTCGGCTCCTTCCCGAAGAGCGAAAAGAAAATAGCGTGATCAGAGTATCTGACACTTCCAGGTGTACTTGCTGGCATCGCTGCCCCCAAAATGTGCTCCTGGCTGTAACATCCAAGGCGAATCTCACATAAAGACAGAAAAATAACCAGTCACACTTTTGTTCCtgcgaagaaaaaaaacagtcgCACTTGACGCACGGGAACCGAATCAGCTAAGGGATCCACCGCAACCGGAGGCAAGCACCAACCATCAGGCAGAGGTAGAACTGCGCAAATCTTCCTGTCAGCCGCCGTGCACGAACCCGGCGGACACGGCCGCGCTGCTGGGATCTCCATGTCGAGATCAGTGGCAGAGTGGCGACCACGGAGGCGCGAGGCCGCAGTTCCGCACCGGGAATCAGGCACGCCCAAGTGTCCGCGGTCAGTGGCCTTTAGCTTTCAGCCGGGCATgttgctcctttttttttccccggcATGATGCACGCCCGGTTCCGTGCACCCGTCAGGCGTTGGGAAATCCTGGAACGACGAACACTGCTTACGCCTTTGTCCGGTGGCTGCCGATCTAGGCCTGTGCTCGTCCCTTTGTGCCGACCTTTCCCAGGCGTCCCTGTCCGTCGTTTGAGTAGATACTGACGTGCTGCAGACTTGTACACGCGCACGCCGTAACTCGCAAGACATTTTCCTTTAACGATTACAAGTTACCCTTGCCCCTTCAATGTTCCGTACTGTTCAACGCTTCAAGTCCAACTGCTTACAGCACTACAATATACGTCTGTACCACACGAAAAAGTGTTTTTGTTTAGGAGTACGAATCGGCCCTGAAGAAACCTACACTACACATGAACGTTCTGCTCATGAATAAAACTGTATTAAGAAATGGACAAATGACGGTTAGGCCAGCCTGTAACCCAGAACGGTCTTCCAGGAAAGGGCGTGGACTCATCGATCTAACCAAGTCAAGTAGACTTCGCAGCACGCAGCAGCGGCTTACGGAGAGAGATGATGGCGAGGTGGGACCGGATCCGCGTCCTGCGCTTTGCTCCGTTTCGAATTATCGATAGGGCCAACGCAATTTCACTTCGCAAAAGCTAAAACGAGAGCCCTAAAAACGAGGACTCTCATTTTAGCTTAACGCGAGAAGCCTCCCATTATGGACCAtacaaggaaggagaggagagattaggaaaaaaagaaaaaaaaatcaaagaagTACCTCATCCACTCAATGAAGTAACAAATCCATTTGTTACTTTGaccacctcctcttcttctccgacGAGCGGTCCAGTgacctcctcttcttcgccagCGACAAATTCAACTCCAGCGAGCTCTCCTTTGTATTAGGGTttggggttagggttagggCTTCTGGGTTTGGGGTTGGGGAGGGCATCTATAGCTGCAGGATCTAAAAGGATGCCCGTGGGAGGCTGCCAGAccaccggcggcggtggtgtgtGGGCGGGACAGCGGGTGGCAACGGCTCCGCccgccgtggtggtggaggaggccggttgGGTAGGGCTGGTGGCGGGAGCGTCGTGGCGCCGTCGGAGACAGGAGGGAGGCTCGAGTGGCAAGACGTGAGCTTCTTCGATTCGCGCCAGCCGTGGTCGTTGGGGGCGGCTCCGACAGCATGGACACCGCCGGGGATGGGAGGGAGGTGCTGGCGATGGAGGAGTTGGCTCCGGCTTGCGGGCCGTGGCTAGGGCGGGGCTCCGACGGTGGGGACGCCACAGGAGGCGGTTGGGAGGCGGGGGTGTGGGGGAATCGCAGGAGGCGGGAAAAAGAAGATGACGGAAAAGGAGATTCGACGCGAGTGGATAAGAGTggggggaggaagggagggctTTACAGAGTCTTATCGGGAGAGCCCTCTCCCCCTGATTGCCTCCAACTTCACTTTGGAGCATGcataaaaaatttataaaaaatttaTGTAATCGGAAGATTCATTCAGGGTATGCAACTTGCCTGCTCGCATGGCGAATAAATTTATGCACCATTCTACAGATTAAGCTCCAAGTTGCTCGCCTTTGATGACACGCTTCCATCCGCGTACACTTGCACACTTGCATGCTCTTCTCTTTTGGTGAACATTGGCTTGGACCTAAACTATCGTGCGCTCATCAGGGATGCTTTTACAACCACCGATGAGGACGTCGCTAATTCTtcaaaatttttttgaaatgacCGTACTAGATTGCCGCAAGTTTTATCAGAGGGAAAAGGTCCAACGAACAACCGTCCAAACCACGTCCACTGTGAGAATCGTGAGATGGTGCATTGTGCCATCCATTCTAATTTCAAATATTCTTTCTATGGACTCCTGAAGATATGTAGATGTATTGTACAAGAGCATCGTATATCAagtcaaataaaaaataaatcaacCGGAGAGTTTCATTAAGTATGCATGAAATTTGGCAAATGCTCATTGAAACACGTTAGCATTGGTTGATTTATTCCacttatatatattataaacAAAAAAAACGGAAGGTACAATCCTCGATGAGACCTCTGACTCTCTAAGCCACATATGCCCCCGCGGACCCTGGCGAGAAAGAAAAACTAAACCAACCGATTGAGGTTGAGCCGTCCCGCTTGCAAGCACGCTGCGCACCGTGTGCATCACACCGTCCAAAACCACCAACAACCGGGACCGACGGGAGGGAGCCCGGGGGCTCGCCACGTCGAAGCGAATCACGCCATGTTCCACCCAAATAAACCGCGCTGGAATCACGCCCCCGAAACGATCGAAATCACTCGCACCCCCACACGGGCCGAGCGCGCGGTCGGCTCGCACCCCAcgcggccccgccgccagcctcgcGCCCACACGCTCGCTCGTGCTCAGGCGGCCAGGGCCTCGCGCAGCAGCTCCGGCCTACTCCTATAAGATAACCCGCGCTGTCGCGCTCCCTTTGCCATTAGCCATTCGGACGTCGCTTATTCCACTCCTCCTAACGACACAAAGCACAGCAACAAAGCGGGAGGCGGCTTTGCACGGTCGAGTGCGCTCCCTTTTCTTCGCTCTAGCTACCGGTGCGATGCTGACGAGGCGGCACGGAGGGTTCCGGCTCGGCCGGAAGCTGCTCAGCGTCTGGCGCTGGgcgctctgccgccgccggcgccgccgcggccgcgggtaCCTCCGCCTGCAGCCCTTCCAAGCAGCAGGGGGCGCCAACAGCAAGAGGTCCCCCCTGGCGGCTGCAGCGGTGTGCGCCAAGAAGCAGCAGCACGAGCAGCAGTTCGTGGTGCAGCGCGACGACAACgacgcctcctcgccgcggatGCTGACGTGGGGGCGGTCGCTGGCGCGGCGGATGAGGCTGCAActgcgccggcgcgggggcggcggcgccaaggACCGGCTGCtggaggacgccgccgcggaggccacCACGCCCAAGGGGCAGGTGGCGGTGTACGTGGGCGGCGCCGAGCCCGGCGGGGAGTCGATGCGGTACGTGGTCCCCGTGGTGTACTTCAACCACCCGCTCTTCGGGGAGCTGCTgcgggaggccgaggaggagttCGGCTTCGAGCACCCCGGCGGGATCACCATCCCGTGCGCGGCGTCCCGGTTCGAGCGCGCCGCCGCAGtggccgccgcgggcggcggcgggaagaaGGTTCCCGGTTGGTGGTAGCAGCACGTGGccaccccggtggccggtgtacATACACACATGCCCCTCAGGAGAGGAGGATCCTGAGTCCCATGGGGATTATCGATCCTtctgctatttttttttcttcttgtcgttagttttgactttttttcGGTTCCTTGCCCCGTTTCCTTGTGTGGATTGAGCATGTGCATGGGATGCGAGGAGGCATAGTTTTAGTTTGAGAGGTGAACAAGGGCAGGCTATTGTTTAGCTAGggtcagcaaaaaaaaaaaggtctgaTTCCAACACAACTTGCAAGTCCATGTTAGAAAGCATCAAGTTTGTACGTCAGGCGTGTGATCTGGTGATTCTCTTGCTTGCTGGAACTAACCCATCGATTCCATATGTTGAAGTGATTTGTTTGCACTGAAAAGGGAACACCTGGAGCCCATGAAATGATCCTTGTTGTTACTACTAAGTTTTCGTCCCCAATGTTCAATCCGCTAGAGACCATCGGAAGAATCTTCTGCAGGCCATGAACTGCTCCACCGATTCTCGTACTAGTACTGATTCGTCCGTACAACCAACCGGTCGGAAGGTGTTGCAAGCAACCTCGGCAGGTCACCTGGCCCTCCATCTCCAAAGGCTTAGCTGAAACAGTGCGCGGCCTTTGTCTGATGCTGCAACGCCGCGGGCCCCGTAGTATCGGCGGCCGCtgagctgctgcctgctgcaaCCCCGATATGCGATCACCGTCGTGTAACTCGTTTGTTTCTTTCCGTTTCTATAAACAGGGAGTTTGGTATCCGTAGTTCTCCACTCCACGGTGACGGTGTGTGGTCCAAGTAAGCAAGCTACCCTATCATATCATAGGCCGAATGATATACAATGTTGGAGCTGTTAGTTATGATCTCCTCAGATGAGATGCCCCCATGGCATCCATCCTTTAGGATTTCTTGATATCGCTAGTGTATCCTGCATTGAACTGGGACGGGTACTTGGATTAGTTCGCTGTCCATCTCGGTATGTCAAGACTGAATTCCAAGTGGGACTTGCAAAATATGCAATCAAGCACGCTGGTGTCCATCGCTGTCCTTTTGATGCCTCTCGGTAGCTTCCATTCCATCAAGCTGACTTCGCCGTGCACTTGCGCGTGCGCTATCCCCCCCGTGGCCACCGGGGGCTCCACAACGACGTTACGTAGCCGAAGGAGAAGGCTGAAGCCTGGGGTACCGCGGGGCACGCGGCTAAGACGTTATCTTCTGCCACTTGGACCGTAGCAAGGGAGATGCCGGACGAATGGAGCGCAGCAGCGTAGCATGCCGTCCACAGAGGGTTTCCAAATgcttgttttcttttgctatCAGCGCTAGCGGCGGGTAGGTTCGCCTCTGTGCCTGCATCGTGGTACTTGTGTACTTTGGACCGTTCAAATTGAGGGTGAAAAGAAGAGGAATGATTGAATGAGAGTGACTGTAGGCGCCAGTGCGAAAAATAATCGTACACGGGGCTGAAACTTGCGTTGGTGGTACTCTACTGCTAGTGTTGTGTGGCGAGGAGTGAGCAAACTGTCAGAGAAAGGGTCTGAACCCTCTGTAGAGCAAATTTTCTAGCGGCGTTAATCCATCTTGCCTCAGAAGTCAGGGCAGGGGAAGATTTTTCAGGACTCTGAAACTGCGTCCACAATCACGACGGCTCAACGAGTGCCTCGCTCTTTGGGGCCAGCATGGTAGGTTGACATTTTTTAACTTGTGGAGTAATTGTAGAGCACATGCATGGTCCTAAGATCGGCTAGGCGAAGAGGTAGGACAACGGTCATTTTCGGTTTTCCTTTCCATTATCGTGGTGAACCGGTGAAGCCAGGT contains:
- the LOC101757474 gene encoding auxin-responsive protein SAUR36; translated protein: MLTRRHGGFRLGRKLLSVWRWALCRRRRRRGRGYLRLQPFQAAGGANSKRSPLAAAAVCAKKQQHEQQFVVQRDDNDASSPRMLTWGRSLARRMRLQLRRRGGGGAKDRLLEDAAAEATTPKGQVAVYVGGAEPGGESMRYVVPVVYFNHPLFGELLREAEEEFGFEHPGGITIPCAASRFERAAAVAAAGGGGKKVPGWW